One segment of Chionomys nivalis chromosome 1, mChiNiv1.1, whole genome shotgun sequence DNA contains the following:
- the Nup42 gene encoding nucleoporin NUP42 isoform X2, translated as MSTKGTLLSDVKGEASQAAPAFGFGSKQAGTFGSSGFPVNSSSSNVQNFSFKTNSGFATAPSGSTPVFGSPSAFGAGPSAGSAITSSAPAFGFGKPEATSAPFSFKSPDASGFGSPGFSGFPGSLAGRPFGPAVAPAFRNGSSVAGFGSPGPQSQSVFAKPSNDLFGGSSISASFPVSATNNVLFTPRDQLTKEELDQFQSQKFTLGKIPLKPPPVELLTV; from the exons ctcTCTGATGTAAAGGGTGAAGCCAGTCAAGCAGCACCTGCATTTGGGTTTGGAAGTAAGCAAGCAGGGACGTTTGGGTCATCAG GTTTTCCAGTGAATAGCAGCAGCAGTAATGTTCAGAACTTTAGTTTTAAAACGAACTCTGGATTTGCCACTGCCCCTTCTGGAAGCACGCCTGTGTTTGGGAGTCCCTCGGCCTTTGGGGCCGGGCCCTCTGCTGGTTCTGCCATCACTTCCTCCGCTCCAGCCTTTGGGTTTGGGAAGCCTGAAGCCACATCTGCTCCATTTTCCTTCAAGAGCCCTGATGCTTCCGGTTTTGGATCACCTGGATTTTCAGGGTTTCCAGGTTCCTTGGCAGGGAGGCCTTTCGGCCCTGCAGTGGCACCTGCCTTCAGAAATGGCAGTTCTGTAGCTGGTTTTGGTAGTCCTGGCCCACAGTCTCAATCTGTATTTGCCAAACCTTCTAATGACTTGTTTGGAGGTAGCAGCATATCAGCCTCCTTCCCCGTCTCGGCCACAAATAATGTACTGTTCACACCCAGGGATCAGCTGACTAAAGAGGAGCTGGATCAGTTCCAGTCCCAGAAATTTACTCTGGGGAAAATCCCATTGAAGCCACCACCTGTGGAACTTCTGACTGTATAA